In Nocardioides jishulii, the DNA window GGTACGGCCAGACGGCGACCCCGGTCCGCTCGCGGAGGGCGAGGTGCTGGTGCGTTCCGCGACCTGGGGCGGCCGTCCCATCGGTCTCGACCCCGACACGGGTCGGGCCCACCTCCTCGCGACTCCCGACGTGGATGTCGACCTGCAGATCCAGCCGGACGGCACCATGGTCGGGTGGACGTGGTCCCGGGAGGGCAGGGCCTCGGTGGTCTGGTCGGTGGATTCTGGCCGGAGCTGGCAGGAGAAGACTCTCCCCACCATCGGTGGACGGGACCACGTCACGGTGCTGCCGTCAGCCAGGCCCGGAACGCTCGCCGTGGTGGAGTCCGCGGACATGGGTGAGGACCCTGCCGGCGCCCTCAAGCCGCGGCTGACTCGTGTGCACCGCTCGACGGACGGTGGCAGGACGTGGCAGACCATCGAGGTCGAGGGTGCGCCTCGAGCGCTCGTCCGCAAGGGCGGGATCACGGCTGACGGGCGACTCGTGGTCGACGTGGAGGAGTGGGCCGACGGCGCGGGGCCAGAGCGTGAGGCCGGCATCCACGCCACCACCGAGGTGGACTGGTCACGGTTCACCCTCATGCGGGCCAGGCCCACGGACGTCTCCCAGGACGTCCACGTCGAGGCGACGGCACGTGGCCTGGTGGTGACGGCGATCCATGACGGCGTGGGCGTCGTGGACGTGTCGCGTGACGCGGGCCAGACGTGGCGTCGCCTCACCGCGCGCTGACGTACGTACGTGAAAGAAGCGGGAGGGTTGGGGCCACCAGGTGACCCGAACCCTCCCGCTTCGGTTGGAGCGGACGACGAGACTCGAACTCGCGACATCGACCTTGGGAAGGTCGCGCTCTACCAACTGAGCTACGTCCGCAACACCGGGCTGGGCCCGGCTGCTCGGAATGTTAGCCGATGCGCTCCAAGGCGGGGTGCTTGGGCGAGACGGAGTCGCCCGAGGAGCGCCCGGTCAGTCGACGGTGGATCCACGGACCGAGGAACTCCCGGGTCCAGCGGGCGTTCTCGGCCAGGGCCTCCTTGCGAGTCAGCACGGGCGCCGGGGGGACGTCGTCGCGCACCAGGTCGTGGGGCAGGCCGAGGGCGTCGAGCACCTGGATCGCCATGTAGTGGTGGCCGTGGGAGTTGAGGTGCATCCGGTCGGGGTCCAGGTGGGTGACCAGGTCGACGTCGCGCATGCGCCACTGGTCGACCAGGGTCACGTCGCGGGCGTCGGCGATCTCGCGCACCCACTCGTTGAAGAGCGCCATCCGGCCGCGCATCGCGGAGTAGATGCCGTAGGACCCCGGGTCGAAGAGCGTGAACATGACGACCTTCGCGCCGCTGGCGGCCAGTCGCTCGATCGCGGCGTCGTAGCGCTGGGCCAGGTGGTCGATGTCGACCTTCGGGCGCAGCACGTCGTTGCCGCCACCGTGGATGGTGATCAGGTCAGGCCTCAGCGCGAGCGCCGGCTCGACCTGCTCGTCGATGATCTGCGGGAGCTTGCGACCGCGGATCGCGAGGTTCGCGTACCGGAACTCCGGGTCGGCTGCGGCGAGCGCCTCGGCCACGCGATCGGCCCAGCCGCGCAGGCCGTTGGGGCGGGTGGGGTCGTTGTCGCCGACGCCCTCGGTGAAGGAGTCGCCCAGGGCGACGTACCGCTTGAAGCTCATGGGCCCCATTCTCGGGTGT includes these proteins:
- a CDS encoding SGNH/GDSL hydrolase family protein — encoded protein: MSFKRYVALGDSFTEGVGDNDPTRPNGLRGWADRVAEALAAADPEFRYANLAIRGRKLPQIIDEQVEPALALRPDLITIHGGGNDVLRPKVDIDHLAQRYDAAIERLAASGAKVVMFTLFDPGSYGIYSAMRGRMALFNEWVREIADARDVTLVDQWRMRDVDLVTHLDPDRMHLNSHGHHYMAIQVLDALGLPHDLVRDDVPPAPVLTRKEALAENARWTREFLGPWIHRRLTGRSSGDSVSPKHPALERIG